A stretch of the Hydra vulgaris chromosome 09, alternate assembly HydraT2T_AEP genome encodes the following:
- the LOC136085490 gene encoding zinc finger MYM-type protein 1-like, translating into MVYRQEKGKRDGTMKKEELELKKTKSTESIRNVETLFVLVFRIHASRASKIPPFDRTCIENNKLESSNDITITNNCSTTSTSIQCTASSSDQSVVDVNEESEKSELNVIPNPLTQNNTNNFKDPADWTNSNICRNYIAKFGYDQNIDADFTSSKRSYSDYNRDCSKSIFTKNRKKGENVSRKWLVYSISKFVLFCAPCKLFGCSTQLGDAGFNDWKNGHLLISRHENSLAHENITLSFITLQSDVGRIDTQLATQVTDEMNYWKAVLHRIVEVIKFLGAKGLSFRGDNEQLNKINNGNFLGTLELLAKFNPFIAQHIEKYGNRGKGTPSYLSSTSYEELLLLMKNDIIKIILKELKAAKYYSLIVDSTPDIANVDQLVIALRYVLPSSVPAERFLIFIPNSGHKSEEMGNVVMDFLNSHNIPIENCRGQSYDNARNMSGQYSGLQSRIKSFNSFAEYVPCSAHSLNLVGTCAAESCNSATSFFMLLQELYNFFSSSTARWDILKTYLKKNLSVKKLSVTCWSARFDACHALVNSYVFIIEAWHSIVDNQKEKAVYKVEANGLLARLKTLETGLMICIWNSILNSLNVTNKKLQSTDIDLHTVLDLYNGFENYLVQIRDDFDVFENKAVEITDCSEYAKDSKRKKKKKAMADESRSQPLTEITGKIDFIRNVYYVIIDTLKCQLSSRRQAYEKISDIYGCIPTLYKTPRNTCGTLAKYFIDDVENSSLLIDECILFSKLIFTDKNVKSVLSMYKYIKIKELECMFPNFEVVMRMYLSTAVSNCSGERAFSVLKSKILLEVNHEGGKTECISNI; encoded by the exons ATGGTTTATCGACAAGAGAAAGGAAAAAGAGATGGAACTATGAAAAAGGAAGagctagaattaaaaaaaacaaagtctACAGAATCAATTCGAAATGTTGAGACACTTTTTG tattaGTATTTCGTATACACGCGTCACGTGCATCGAAAATTCCTCCGTTTGATCGTAC ttgtattgaaaataataaactagaATCTTCAAATGATATAACTATTACTAATAATTGTTCTACTACTTCTACTTCTATTCAATGTACTGCGTCTTCTTCAGATCAGTCAGTTGTTGATGTAAATGAGGAATCAGAAAAATCTGAGCTAAATGTCATTCCTAATCCTCTTACGCagaataatacaaataattttaaagatccAGCAGATTGGACAAATAGTAATATATGTCGTAATTATATTGCAAAATTTGGATATGATCAGAACATTGATGCAGATTTTACCTCATCGAAACGATCTTATTCTGATTATAATCGTGATTGTAGTAAATCAATCTTTACGAAAAATcgaaaaaaaggagaaaatgtTTCACGGAAATGGCTTGtttattcaatttcaaaatttgtattattttgtgcTCCATGCAAATTATTTGGATGCAGTACTCAACTGGGAGATGCTGGATTTAATGATTGGAAAAATGGACATTTACTTATTTCCAGGCACGAAAATTCTTTGGCAcatgaaaatattacattaagttttattacattacaaAGTGATGTAGGTAGAATTGACACTCAATTGGCAACACAAGTGACTGATGAAATGAATTACTGGAAAGCTGTTCTTCATCGAATTGTTGAAGTAATCAAATTTCTCGGTGCAAAAGGTTTATCATTCAGAGGTGATAATGAACAacttaacaaaattaacaatgGGAACTTTTTGGGAACGTTAGAGTTACTTGCTAAATTTAACCCTTTTATTGCTCAGCATATAGAAAAATATGGGAATAGAGGAAAAGGAACTCCGTCTTATTTATCATCCACAAGCTATGAAGAACTTTTACTTTTGATGAAgaatgatataattaaaattatattaaaagaattaaaagcaGCCAAGTATTATTCTTTAATTGTTGATTCTACACCTGATATAGCAAACGTCGATCAACTTGTTATTGCATTAAGATATGTTTTACCTAGTAGTGTACCTGcagaaagatttttaatatttattccaAACAGTGGTCATAAATCTGAAGAAATGGGCAATGTTGTAATGGATTTTCTTAATTCACACAATATACCAATTGAAAATTGTCGTGGCCAGAGCTACGACAATGCGAGAAATATGTCAGGTCAGTATTCTGGATTGCAGtcaagaattaaaagttttaattcatttgCAGAGTATGTACCATGTTCTGCACATTCTCTTAACTTGGTCGGAACGTGTGCAGCAGAAAGTTGTAATTCTgctacttcattttttatgctTCTCCAGGAactctacaattttttttctagttctaCTGCACGTTGggacattttaaaaacatatttgaagaaaaatcttagtgtaaaaaaattatcagtaaCTTGCTGGAGTGCTCGTTTTGATGCTTGCCATGCTTTAGTTAATTCTTATGTATTTATAATTGAAGCTTGGCATAGTATAGTTGATAATCAGAAAGAAAAAGCTGTATATAAAGTAGAAGCTAATGGGTTGCTTGCAagattaaaaactttagaaactGGTTTAATGATATGCATATGGAATTCAATATTAAACAG tttaaatgttacaaataaaaaattacaatcaaCTGACATTGATCTTCATACAGTATTAGACCTATATAATGGCTTTGAAAATTACTTGGTACAGATCAGAGatgattttgatgtttttgaaaataaggcTGTAGAAATTACTGATTGTTCGGAGTATGCCAAAGATtccaagagaaaaaaaaagaaaaag gctATGGCTGATGAGTCAAGATCTCAACCTCTCACAGAAATCACAGGGAAAATAGATTTCATTAGAAATGTATATTATGTGATTATTGATACTCTTAAATGTCAACTTAGTTCAAGAAGACAAGcttatgaaaaaatatcagATATTTATGGGTGTATACCCACATTGTATAAAACACCGAGGAACACATGTGGAACTttggcaaaatattttattgatgatGTTGAAAACTCAAGCTTACTTATAGATGAGtgtattcttttttcaaaattaattttcacggataaaaatgtaaaatctgtTCTCTCTATGTATAAGTACATCAAGATCAAAGAATTAGAGTGTATGTTTCCAAATTTCGAAGTAGTTATGCGTATGTACCTTAGTACAGCAGTTTCAAACTGCTCAGGCGAAAGAGCTTTTTCTGTACTTAAGAGTAAAATCCTACTTGAGGTCAACCATGAGGGAGGAAAGACTGAATGCATTAGCAATATTTAG